In a genomic window of Infirmifilum sp. NZ:
- a CDS encoding glycosyltransferase — translation MSSAEVPALAVESPQELKSVSVVIPSFRGSDRLVRLVSALAGSKYPSLEIIVVVDEPSEEVASALSRIKGVRVVFNARRAGKVSALNTALRLSRGEVVVFLDDDVEVRDPLFIEKIVDGIKGFDIADIKKVVVGGGLLGKMVYIEYVATNFASKLMARFAGRTVAINGAAFAATRRALEEVGFFKPIISEDFDLAVRSFLKGHRFTYIDTTEVYNYAPESWRKWYKQRKRWAVGLADWLQRYYRVGFRALARMPHVLLPGLLISLPSLVSTLLPFLLYNHTFAKTLYLALLSLSSVTAQFIPLAAILSINLQIVYIIPLLAVLLAFSSWHFIASRYVGMKSYLYLYPLYFLVYQPLWFTILLAGFIRVLVMGNRSIEDWVV, via the coding sequence GTGTCGTCTGCCGAAGTGCCTGCCTTGGCCGTTGAGAGCCCCCAGGAGCTAAAGTCTGTTAGCGTTGTGATCCCCTCGTTCCGCGGGAGCGACAGGCTTGTCAGGCTTGTTAGCGCGCTGGCCGGGAGTAAGTACCCGAGCCTCGAGATCATCGTAGTTGTGGACGAGCCGTCTGAGGAGGTTGCTTCGGCGCTCTCGCGGATCAAGGGGGTTCGGGTCGTCTTCAACGCTAGAAGAGCGGGGAAGGTTAGCGCCCTCAACACAGCCTTGAGGCTCTCGCGGGGGGAGGTCGTGGTTTTCCTCGACGATGACGTTGAGGTTAGGGACCCCCTTTTCATCGAGAAAATCGTGGATGGGATTAAGGGGTTCGACATAGCTGATATAAAGAAGGTTGTCGTTGGTGGGGGGCTTCTTGGGAAAATGGTCTACATAGAGTACGTGGCCACGAACTTCGCGAGCAAGCTGATGGCTCGCTTTGCTGGGAGGACTGTGGCGATCAACGGAGCCGCCTTCGCCGCCACGCGGAGGGCCTTGGAGGAGGTTGGGTTCTTCAAGCCGATAATCTCGGAGGACTTCGACCTGGCGGTCAGGAGCTTCCTGAAGGGCCACAGGTTCACGTACATCGACACCACCGAGGTTTACAACTACGCCCCAGAGTCATGGAGGAAGTGGTACAAGCAGAGGAAAAGGTGGGCGGTTGGTTTAGCGGACTGGTTGCAGAGGTACTACAGGGTGGGGTTTAGGGCTCTCGCCAGGATGCCTCACGTGCTGCTACCGGGCCTGCTGATCTCCCTGCCGTCGCTCGTGTCGACCCTCCTGCCCTTCCTACTCTACAACCACACATTCGCGAAGACTCTCTACCTAGCGCTGCTCTCTCTTTCCTCCGTGACGGCCCAGTTCATACCGCTAGCCGCGATTCTCTCCATTAACCTGCAAATCGTCTACATTATCCCTCTGCTGGCCGTGCTCCTCGCCTTCTCGTCCTGGCATTTCATAGCATCGCGGTACGTCGGCATGAAGTCGTACCTGTACCTCTACCCGCTATACTTCCTGGTGTATCAGCCCTTGTGGTTCACAATCCTTCTGGCCGGCTTCATCCGGGTTCTAGTAATGGGGAATAGGAGTATCGAGGACTGGGTAGTATAG
- a CDS encoding acyl-CoA carboxylase subunit beta, whose translation MDERRIAELIERRRAADSLSEELVRRLHEQGRLTVHERLSLLLDPDSFIPIGRYVQHRATGFGMESKKAYGDGVVAGLGTVDGRRVAVYAQDFTFMGGSVGEMHATKIARTIELALKLGVPVIGLNDSGGARIQEGVDSLKGYGEIFYRNVMASGVVPQIVAIMGPCAGGAVYSPALADFIVMTRKSYMFITGPKVVKASIGEDVTFEELGGAEIHASRSGVAHFIAEDDREAIALVRRLLSYLPGNNTEDPPFVETGDDPLREDSSLEGVVPDDPVKPYDVREVIYRVFDAGSFLEVHQHFAQSAVVGFARLGGYAVCVVANQPAVMAGSLDIDSSDKISRFVQFCDAFNFPIVTFVDVPGFLPGTYQEHHGVIRHGAKIIYAYADATVPKITVILRKAYGGAYIAMGSKHLGADFVLAWPTAEIAVMGPEGAIEIIYKRELEKAENPEELAKVFAEKYRSEIANPYVPAARGYVDDVILPRETRPYLYKLLQFLMDKRERQPRPPRKHGVPPV comes from the coding sequence ATGGATGAGAGGAGGATCGCTGAGCTGATTGAGCGTAGAAGAGCGGCTGACAGTCTGAGCGAGGAGCTCGTGAGAAGGCTCCACGAGCAGGGGAGGCTCACAGTGCATGAAAGGCTTAGCCTCCTGCTTGACCCGGACTCCTTCATCCCTATCGGGCGGTACGTCCAGCACAGAGCCACGGGCTTCGGCATGGAGTCGAAGAAAGCCTACGGCGACGGTGTCGTCGCGGGCCTCGGAACCGTCGATGGGAGACGCGTAGCGGTCTACGCTCAAGACTTCACGTTCATGGGCGGGAGCGTCGGGGAAATGCACGCGACTAAGATCGCCAGGACGATCGAGCTGGCCTTAAAGCTGGGTGTTCCTGTCATAGGGCTTAACGACAGCGGGGGTGCGAGGATCCAGGAGGGCGTCGACTCACTCAAGGGTTACGGGGAGATATTCTACAGGAACGTCATGGCGAGCGGCGTGGTCCCGCAGATCGTAGCCATAATGGGTCCCTGCGCTGGCGGAGCTGTTTACAGCCCTGCCTTGGCCGACTTCATTGTGATGACTAGGAAAAGCTACATGTTCATAACAGGCCCTAAGGTCGTGAAGGCATCCATAGGAGAGGATGTGACGTTCGAGGAGCTTGGGGGCGCGGAGATCCACGCGTCTAGAAGCGGCGTCGCGCACTTCATAGCGGAGGACGACCGAGAGGCGATTGCCCTCGTGAGGAGGTTGCTGAGCTACCTGCCGGGCAACAACACCGAGGATCCTCCTTTCGTCGAGACGGGCGACGACCCGCTCCGCGAGGACAGCTCGCTGGAGGGTGTAGTGCCGGACGACCCGGTGAAGCCCTACGATGTCAGAGAAGTGATCTACAGGGTGTTCGACGCAGGAAGCTTCCTCGAAGTCCACCAGCACTTCGCTCAAAGCGCTGTGGTGGGCTTTGCTAGGCTTGGCGGGTATGCGGTCTGCGTTGTGGCGAACCAGCCCGCCGTGATGGCCGGGAGCCTCGACATAGATTCTTCGGACAAGATAAGCAGGTTCGTGCAGTTTTGCGACGCGTTCAACTTCCCCATAGTAACGTTCGTCGACGTCCCGGGGTTCCTGCCGGGCACCTACCAGGAGCACCACGGAGTGATCAGGCACGGCGCAAAGATAATCTACGCCTACGCTGACGCCACAGTACCGAAGATTACTGTCATACTGAGGAAGGCTTACGGCGGGGCGTACATCGCGATGGGGAGCAAGCACCTGGGAGCGGACTTCGTCCTAGCTTGGCCGACAGCTGAAATAGCGGTCATGGGGCCCGAGGGGGCTATTGAGATAATATACAAGAGGGAGCTCGAGAAGGCCGAGAACCCTGAGGAGCTCGCTAAGGTCTTCGCTGAGAAGTACAGGAGCGAGATAGCGAACCCTTACGTGCCGGCAGCCAGGGGGTACGTTGACGACGTGATACTCCCCAGGGAGACGAGGCCCTACCTCTACAAGTTGCTCCAGTTCCTCATGGACAAGCGTGAGAGGCAACCCAGACCACCTCGCAAGCACGGAGTCCCGCCGGTGTGA
- a CDS encoding biotin/lipoyl-containing protein, producing MRKKFLVIVDGEAFEVEVEVEEGGSPLETVLSVLQTGIVKKVESPPLGKGVVTSPITGRVSKVNVKKGDIVRSGDVLAVIEAMKTLVEVKSNTSGTVTEVYVEEGGVVKQGDPLFKVE from the coding sequence ATGAGGAAGAAGTTCCTGGTCATAGTAGATGGTGAGGCCTTCGAGGTTGAGGTCGAAGTTGAGGAGGGGGGGAGCCCGCTCGAGACCGTTCTCTCCGTCCTGCAGACAGGGATAGTCAAGAAGGTCGAGTCACCACCTTTAGGCAAGGGTGTCGTGACGTCGCCCATTACTGGAAGAGTGTCCAAGGTCAACGTGAAGAAGGGGGATATTGTCCGCTCTGGAGACGTGCTTGCGGTGATTGAGGCTATGAAAACCCTTGTTGAAGTCAAGTCAAATACGAGCGGGACTGTAACTGAAGTTTACGTTGAGGAGGGGGGCGTTGTGAAGCAGGGAGACCCCCTCTTCAAAGTCGAGTAA
- a CDS encoding MBL fold metallo-hydrolase, whose amino-acid sequence MGSLTFQGLLVEHLKHATFRLSAGGVTIYIDPFEVEGAPRDGDIVICTHDHYDHCSPDDVLKVAKKDAVVIASVNCKGKVEKLGLRYHLVEPGSRVEVKGVTVEAVHAYNVNKRFHPREYKGVGVIVTIGGVRVYHAGDTDHIPEMKELKGRVDVALLPVSGTYVMTAEEAVRAALDIQPKLAIPMHYGAIVGSASDAERFKKELEGKVQVVII is encoded by the coding sequence ATGGGTTCGTTAACATTCCAAGGGCTTCTCGTAGAGCACTTAAAGCACGCCACCTTCAGGCTTTCAGCAGGCGGTGTGACGATCTACATTGATCCCTTCGAGGTCGAGGGCGCTCCAAGGGACGGCGACATCGTGATATGCACTCACGATCACTATGACCACTGCAGCCCTGACGATGTTCTAAAGGTGGCGAAAAAAGACGCTGTCGTAATTGCCAGCGTGAACTGTAAGGGGAAGGTTGAGAAACTGGGTCTCCGTTATCACCTCGTCGAGCCCGGGAGCAGAGTTGAGGTGAAGGGGGTTACCGTAGAGGCTGTTCACGCATATAACGTCAATAAGAGATTTCACCCGCGCGAGTACAAGGGTGTCGGCGTCATAGTCACTATCGGTGGTGTTAGAGTGTACCACGCCGGAGACACCGACCACATTCCGGAGATGAAGGAGCTTAAAGGGAGGGTGGACGTTGCGTTACTACCGGTTAGCGGGACTTATGTCATGACCGCTGAGGAGGCCGTTAGGGCGGCGCTGGATATCCAGCCTAAGCTAGCTATCCCGATGCACTACGGGGCAATCGTCGGCTCAGCAAGTGACGCTGAGCGCTTCAAGAAAGAATTAGAGGGCAAAGTCCAAGTAGTAATCATTTAA
- a CDS encoding phosphoadenosine phosphosulfate reductase domain-containing protein has translation MMEAYPVLVDGKVEGFVRTFGDYVEVTRGNVQEHYLWLGERGFGLKTESELFRILYENPIVPSLEPREGLLEERVAQAATALRETLDGKLVMADLSGGKDSTAQLLILSRLREHIDFKLLAVYVHVPYLEPLENIDIAERIANKLGVEFLYVEADRRMMQFYLMREGLPRRGVRWCTYLKTRALREARKALGADFEAKGDRMLESGKRMSRLKGLATKSSFVQGRTLNLVYDFTALDAARIVAEHHLVHPHYLLGIPRVSCRFCPYRSLYELKAAEAREVEDLGLLEHSAMLMYRRHYSSVATWDLFWELALWRYQPTLARLRLKELSNVDFAKTLTLGDVKAMFRSLWVR, from the coding sequence ATGATGGAGGCATATCCAGTGCTTGTAGACGGGAAAGTGGAGGGGTTTGTAAGGACTTTCGGCGACTACGTCGAGGTTACACGCGGAAACGTCCAGGAGCACTACCTGTGGTTAGGAGAGAGAGGTTTCGGGTTGAAAACGGAAAGCGAGCTGTTCAGAATTCTCTACGAGAACCCTATCGTGCCGTCTCTAGAGCCTCGAGAGGGGTTGCTTGAAGAGCGTGTAGCTCAGGCTGCGACGGCTCTCAGGGAGACACTTGACGGTAAGCTTGTGATGGCTGATCTAAGTGGGGGGAAGGACAGCACAGCTCAGCTACTCATCTTGTCGAGGCTCCGCGAGCACATAGACTTCAAACTCCTGGCTGTGTACGTCCACGTCCCCTACCTCGAACCCCTTGAAAACATTGACATAGCCGAGAGGATCGCTAACAAGCTGGGAGTAGAGTTCCTATACGTGGAGGCGGACAGGAGGATGATGCAGTTCTATCTCATGCGCGAGGGGCTACCTAGGCGTGGCGTAAGGTGGTGCACCTACCTCAAGACGAGGGCTCTGAGGGAGGCGCGGAAGGCCCTGGGCGCCGACTTTGAGGCTAAAGGGGACCGCATGCTTGAAAGCGGTAAAAGGATGAGCAGGCTCAAAGGCTTAGCTACAAAAAGTAGTTTTGTGCAAGGTCGCACGTTAAACCTGGTTTACGACTTTACAGCATTAGATGCAGCGAGGATTGTTGCGGAGCACCACTTGGTGCATCCCCACTACCTTCTCGGAATACCTAGGGTCTCGTGCCGCTTCTGCCCCTACCGTAGCCTCTACGAGCTTAAGGCCGCTGAAGCTCGGGAGGTCGAGGACCTCGGCTTGCTCGAGCACTCGGCGATGCTCATGTACAGGAGGCACTACTCTAGCGTGGCTACGTGGGACTTGTTCTGGGAGCTAGCGCTGTGGCGGTATCAGCCCACCCTCGCTAGGTTGAGGTTGAAGGAGCTCTCCAACGTAGACTTCGCGAAAACGCTTACTTTAGGCGACGTTAAGGCTATGTTTAGAAGCCTTTGGGTGAGGTAA
- a CDS encoding restriction endonuclease — protein MGSRRGFWTETLAFHILESLGFEIVSYRHRVVREGVEVAEVDAIARKGGELYAVEVKSGRVSTTDVRQALANAQLIGAKPLIVARGFADKPAEVYARELGVEVVLLPDYFHFVSTEELERLVESALVEALSRLLNVSVDGLSEEELKAIKVIAVSRDASEASTRLGLDGKGFSQLISSLREKGVVSESGSFEKLRLQARVFLLLRKLLDPL, from the coding sequence GTGGGTTCCCGTAGGGGGTTCTGGACCGAGACTCTGGCTTTCCATATTCTTGAGAGCCTCGGCTTCGAGATCGTTTCGTACAGGCACAGGGTTGTCAGAGAAGGGGTTGAGGTAGCTGAGGTCGACGCTATTGCGCGCAAAGGTGGGGAACTTTACGCAGTCGAGGTTAAGTCGGGGAGGGTTTCAACGACCGATGTGAGGCAGGCGCTTGCTAATGCTCAGCTCATTGGGGCCAAGCCTCTGATCGTCGCTAGGGGGTTCGCTGATAAGCCGGCTGAAGTGTACGCGCGCGAACTCGGAGTAGAGGTCGTGCTACTGCCGGATTACTTCCACTTCGTGTCTACGGAGGAGTTGGAGCGGCTTGTTGAGAGCGCACTTGTCGAGGCGCTGTCTAGACTACTTAATGTGAGTGTCGATGGGCTGAGCGAGGAGGAGCTGAAGGCGATCAAGGTGATAGCAGTGAGTCGCGATGCTAGCGAGGCGTCTACGAGGCTCGGCCTGGATGGCAAGGGCTTTTCCCAGCTGATCTCCTCTCTCAGGGAGAAGGGGGTCGTCTCGGAGAGCGGGTCATTCGAAAAGCTCAGGCTGCAGGCGCGCGTGTTCTTGCTGCTGAGGAAGCTACTTGATCCTCTCTAG
- a CDS encoding Lrp/AsnC family transcriptional regulator, whose protein sequence is MDDKDAVILRMLMDNARTPLTEIAKAVGVTDVAVKKRIQKLEREGVIKKYTIVVEPKKIGYNGVALVGVDTDPDKVLSVAHELSKREFTVSVFVTTGDHMIMTEVWAKTGQDLMKIIEEIGRMEGVKKVCPAIVLERIK, encoded by the coding sequence ATGGATGATAAGGACGCTGTCATACTCAGGATGCTGATGGACAACGCGCGCACACCGCTCACCGAGATAGCTAAGGCTGTAGGAGTGACCGATGTAGCGGTCAAGAAGAGGATACAGAAGCTGGAAAGAGAAGGCGTGATCAAGAAGTACACCATCGTCGTTGAGCCGAAGAAGATAGGGTACAACGGTGTAGCCCTTGTGGGCGTGGACACAGACCCAGATAAAGTTCTCTCTGTGGCACACGAGCTCTCAAAGCGCGAGTTCACAGTGTCTGTTTTCGTCACAACGGGAGATCACATGATAATGACCGAGGTTTGGGCTAAAACAGGCCAAGATCTAATGAAGATAATTGAGGAGATCGGCAGGATGGAGGGAGTTAAAAAGGTCTGCCCAGCTATAGTCCTAGAGAGGATCAAGTAG
- a CDS encoding HD domain-containing protein produces MNLWDLLESSKWLARQGWMMRGIPTAIAETVSQHSWETGLIAYLIASRVNPEECPLNPYKAGMLGLVHDLLEGVLGDIPRYTSLQLGDLKNSLEEKAISELEMEPNLRELLKEWEEGATPESKAARIADSLSTYLQALRYIRSGYNKALEIAETSRRKAIDLARGTCFETVAVQMLSDIERALLRDSKS; encoded by the coding sequence GTGAACCTGTGGGACCTCTTGGAATCCTCGAAATGGCTGGCGCGGCAAGGATGGATGATGAGAGGGATTCCTACAGCTATAGCTGAGACGGTCTCGCAGCACTCCTGGGAAACCGGGTTAATCGCTTACCTTATCGCCTCGAGAGTAAATCCCGAGGAGTGCCCGTTGAACCCGTACAAGGCCGGGATGCTCGGGCTCGTTCACGACTTGCTGGAAGGAGTTCTGGGCGACATCCCAAGGTACACGAGCCTTCAGCTGGGAGACCTGAAGAACAGTCTGGAGGAAAAGGCTATCAGCGAGCTTGAAATGGAGCCGAATCTTCGAGAGTTGCTAAAAGAGTGGGAGGAGGGGGCTACGCCCGAGTCAAAAGCCGCGAGGATAGCTGACAGTCTGTCCACCTACCTGCAGGCATTGAGGTACATAAGATCGGGCTACAATAAAGCTCTGGAAATAGCTGAGACTTCCCGACGAAAAGCGATCGATCTCGCAAGGGGTACGTGCTTCGAGACTGTAGCTGTGCAAATGCTCAGCGACATCGAGAGAGCACTCCTCCGTGACTCTAAAAGCTGA
- a CDS encoding ArsA family ATPase produces the protein MLISFWGKGGVGKTTLSSALAVKLAERGYRVYLISTDFVPSLHDVLGVEFSDEPREVCNGVVAEQLTEEKIVQLWKERFGEEVYRVASSIFPVGREIIDYVAGAPGIVEEFTLYYVWDKFHRINADFMVWDTMATGGGIRMLRIEKEFYEHLGDAAKLYLKLKGVIDKVRTGGAEPLELIESWRRLASNILEFLKSEQHRAVIVSRPLPVDFSVTRRVYAELSDAGIPVKAVIVNMVGGTVTEDTVLDAFNREFHGKAPLLLVPSVSPPPCGCERLKSIIESEQVERLLRRLL, from the coding sequence GTGCTTATCAGCTTTTGGGGTAAGGGTGGGGTTGGAAAAACAACGCTCTCATCGGCGCTGGCTGTTAAGCTAGCAGAGAGAGGTTACAGGGTTTACCTGATTTCAACGGATTTTGTCCCCTCTCTGCACGATGTTTTGGGCGTAGAGTTCTCCGATGAGCCCAGGGAGGTTTGCAACGGGGTTGTCGCGGAGCAGCTTACCGAGGAGAAGATCGTACAGCTGTGGAAGGAGAGGTTCGGAGAAGAGGTTTACAGGGTAGCATCCAGCATATTCCCGGTGGGTAGGGAGATCATCGACTACGTGGCTGGAGCTCCGGGCATCGTGGAGGAGTTCACTCTTTACTATGTTTGGGATAAGTTCCACAGGATAAACGCTGACTTCATGGTCTGGGACACCATGGCTACGGGCGGGGGTATAAGGATGCTCCGCATCGAGAAGGAGTTCTACGAGCACCTGGGTGATGCCGCGAAGCTCTACCTAAAGCTTAAAGGGGTTATCGATAAGGTTAGAACTGGAGGCGCCGAGCCGCTCGAGCTTATTGAATCCTGGAGGAGGCTGGCGAGCAACATTCTGGAGTTTCTCAAATCCGAGCAACACAGAGCCGTGATCGTGTCCAGGCCTCTACCTGTGGATTTCTCCGTCACGCGCAGAGTCTATGCTGAGCTCTCAGATGCGGGTATACCTGTGAAGGCGGTAATAGTGAACATGGTAGGAGGTACAGTGACCGAGGACACAGTGCTGGACGCGTTTAATCGCGAATTCCACGGAAAAGCCCCGTTACTTCTCGTGCCCAGCGTTTCCCCGCCTCCCTGTGGGTGCGAGAGGCTTAAATCCATCATTGAGAGCGAGCAGGTGGAGAGGCTCCTTAGGAGGCTCCTCTGA
- a CDS encoding cation-translocating P-type ATPase, with amino-acid sequence MSESTPWHALSQEEVFERLRTTPLGLSEDEARRRLKVWGPNRIEEEKRISPLRLFLNQFLNPLTGLLLFATALSVAIGETLDALVIVVLVLAGAVLGFYQEYRAERALEALKKMASPLATVIREGEVKTVRSEEVVPGDVLVLNAGDRVAADARVFEAVNLRVDESMLTGESTPVDKIAETLEADAPLAERVNMVFAGTVVVYGKGKAVVVATGKNTELGKIAESLQEVKTEKTPLERQLDALGRNLLVLMLVVASVVSIVGMFFWGLHPLELLLWAVSLAVAAVPEALPVVVTGSLAIGVYKMAKRNAIVKRLPAVETLGSTTYICSDKTGTMTKGEMTAVKIWVYDVTFEVTGTGYDPRGEILLGGSRVEASRIQPLYMLLLNAYNNNDSQLSNSDGKWIVRGDTTEGALKVLAVKAGVTLSLERVGEVPFSSERKRMSTLHVHQSGKVMFVKGAPEVLLPLSSKILTFNGEAVELTDEVRRRVLEVNDEFAREGLRNIAFAVKFFDHEKETVSEDDEKDLVFLGLVALIDPPRPEVKSALETCKRAGIKVSMITGDHKLTALSVAKQLGMLEEGDIVITGAELEKMSEEELTEKVERIRVYARVSPEHKLRIVKALKKRGHVVAMTGDGVNDAPALKAADVGVAMGITGTEVAKEAASMVLADDNFATIVEAVKLGREIFENIRKYLVYLLSANITELLVPLFATFMGLPIPFTATQILWVNLVTDGAPAIALSLEPGEPDLLEREPRKPNSPIFSRGETLAFLVITPLVFTLSLAFLFKLLLGNGVSVVEARTTLFTSMVLGELVLAYLFRSLRSPIYKLSPLRNKPLLLTLVLSFIVQLLILSIPPVQVALDITQISLEDFEKAVAVIATLAVTTEVAKVTLSHLEERR; translated from the coding sequence ATGAGTGAGAGCACTCCTTGGCACGCTCTCAGCCAGGAGGAAGTCTTCGAGAGGCTGCGCACAACTCCTCTAGGGCTGAGCGAGGATGAGGCCCGTAGACGTCTTAAAGTTTGGGGGCCGAACAGGATTGAGGAGGAGAAGAGGATTAGCCCCTTGAGGCTTTTCCTGAACCAGTTCCTGAACCCTCTGACCGGTTTGCTTCTTTTCGCAACAGCCCTTTCAGTTGCGATAGGCGAGACTCTCGACGCCTTGGTCATAGTTGTTCTCGTTTTGGCGGGTGCAGTCCTAGGCTTTTACCAGGAGTACAGGGCTGAGCGGGCCCTTGAAGCCCTCAAAAAAATGGCGTCGCCTCTCGCAACAGTCATAAGGGAAGGTGAGGTGAAGACCGTTCGCTCGGAGGAAGTTGTACCTGGGGACGTGCTCGTGCTAAACGCTGGCGATAGAGTCGCGGCAGACGCTAGAGTTTTCGAGGCAGTAAACCTCCGGGTTGACGAGTCCATGCTTACTGGAGAGTCTACCCCTGTGGACAAGATCGCTGAGACCCTAGAAGCTGACGCGCCTTTAGCGGAAAGAGTGAACATGGTTTTCGCGGGTACTGTGGTAGTGTACGGGAAGGGGAAAGCCGTCGTCGTGGCAACGGGGAAAAACACCGAGCTTGGGAAAATCGCTGAGTCACTACAGGAGGTTAAAACCGAGAAAACCCCCCTCGAGAGGCAGCTCGACGCGCTCGGGAGGAATCTCCTGGTTCTCATGCTAGTCGTGGCTTCCGTGGTTTCGATTGTAGGCATGTTCTTCTGGGGGCTCCATCCTCTGGAGCTGCTACTTTGGGCTGTGAGTCTAGCTGTTGCGGCTGTACCGGAGGCTCTTCCAGTCGTGGTAACGGGCTCGCTCGCCATCGGTGTTTACAAGATGGCGAAGAGGAACGCCATCGTTAAGAGGCTTCCGGCTGTCGAGACGCTGGGCTCGACAACTTACATTTGCAGCGATAAGACGGGGACCATGACTAAGGGTGAGATGACGGCGGTGAAGATCTGGGTTTACGACGTCACGTTTGAGGTTACAGGTACGGGCTACGACCCGAGAGGAGAAATACTGCTCGGAGGCTCCCGCGTTGAGGCTTCTCGAATTCAACCGCTGTACATGCTGCTTTTAAACGCGTACAATAACAACGACTCTCAGCTATCTAATTCGGATGGGAAGTGGATCGTCAGAGGTGATACGACGGAGGGTGCTCTCAAGGTTCTCGCGGTGAAAGCCGGAGTAACTTTATCCTTGGAGAGGGTAGGCGAGGTTCCCTTCTCCTCCGAGAGAAAGAGGATGAGCACGCTTCATGTGCACCAGAGTGGGAAGGTGATGTTCGTGAAGGGTGCTCCTGAAGTTCTGCTACCTTTATCGTCAAAGATCCTCACGTTTAACGGTGAGGCTGTTGAACTGACAGACGAGGTTAGAAGGAGGGTCCTCGAGGTCAACGATGAGTTCGCCAGAGAGGGGTTGAGAAACATCGCTTTTGCGGTTAAGTTCTTCGATCATGAAAAGGAAACTGTATCTGAGGATGACGAGAAAGATCTAGTTTTCCTTGGCCTAGTAGCCCTGATAGACCCCCCTCGCCCAGAGGTTAAAAGCGCGTTGGAAACGTGTAAGAGAGCAGGGATTAAGGTCTCGATGATAACAGGCGATCACAAGCTCACGGCTTTATCCGTAGCGAAGCAACTCGGTATGCTCGAGGAGGGAGACATCGTGATCACTGGTGCCGAGCTAGAGAAGATGAGCGAGGAAGAGCTTACCGAGAAAGTTGAGAGAATCCGGGTCTATGCACGCGTGTCCCCCGAACACAAGCTTCGCATAGTTAAAGCACTAAAAAAGAGGGGGCATGTGGTGGCTATGACCGGAGATGGAGTAAACGACGCGCCGGCTCTCAAGGCTGCGGATGTCGGCGTGGCGATGGGTATTACAGGTACTGAGGTGGCCAAAGAGGCCGCTTCCATGGTGTTAGCCGACGACAACTTCGCGACGATAGTTGAAGCAGTAAAGCTTGGTCGTGAAATATTCGAAAACATCAGAAAGTACCTTGTTTACCTGCTGTCGGCTAACATCACGGAGCTTCTAGTCCCACTCTTCGCCACCTTCATGGGCCTCCCAATACCGTTCACGGCGACGCAGATACTTTGGGTTAACCTCGTCACAGACGGGGCGCCAGCGATCGCGCTAAGCCTTGAGCCCGGCGAGCCTGACCTTCTCGAGCGAGAGCCGCGAAAGCCCAACTCGCCTATATTCTCGAGAGGGGAGACGCTGGCATTCCTAGTAATAACGCCGCTCGTTTTCACGCTCAGCCTAGCCTTTCTGTTCAAGCTTCTCCTGGGAAACGGTGTCTCCGTAGTGGAGGCTAGGACTACGCTCTTCACGTCCATGGTGCTCGGCGAGCTTGTCCTAGCTTATCTGTTCAGGTCTCTCAGAAGCCCGATCTACAAGCTCTCGCCCCTGCGCAACAAGCCCCTCCTCTTGACGCTGGTTCTATCCTTCATCGTACAATTGCTGATCTTAAGTATTCCTCCAGTGCAGGTCGCACTCGACATAACACAGATCTCTCTTGAAGATTTCGAGAAAGCCGTAGCTGTGATAGCTACGCTAGCGGTGACCACCGAGGTGGCCAAAGTTACCTTATCGCACCTAGAGGAAAGAAGGTAG
- a CDS encoding MarR family transcriptional regulator, with protein sequence MANRNPLKIAAIVIPHDDHQVVVFVNSEGRVVRIEWSSSSERPVLNSLLEIPVPSSRAPEPKGLETLEWMFLAMCDGRRTLQEICTALNIPVGTGRLIVEKLRSRGYVERIIVRPRV encoded by the coding sequence GTGGCCAACAGGAACCCTCTGAAGATTGCAGCGATCGTCATCCCCCACGATGACCACCAGGTTGTAGTTTTCGTGAATTCCGAGGGTAGGGTCGTTCGGATCGAGTGGTCAAGCTCTTCAGAGCGGCCTGTCCTGAACTCCCTGCTTGAGATACCTGTACCGTCCAGCAGGGCGCCTGAGCCCAAGGGCTTGGAGACGCTGGAGTGGATGTTCCTTGCGATGTGCGATGGCAGGCGCACACTTCAAGAAATCTGCACCGCCCTGAATATCCCCGTGGGAACAGGTAGGCTTATCGTGGAGAAGCTTAGGTCGCGCGGCTACGTGGAGAGAATTATCGTGAGGCCTCGAGTGTGA